GGAAGTCTGTGAAGGGTTTCGTAGGGCTTTTTCTTCCCGGAGGCACACACCCCCTTGGTTGAGACGACCATGTACACAGGTTGGTCCACAGCTAGCCCTTACATGGTCACGTTTTTCGGCTAGGCTAGGCTCTCTTACAGGTCCTGCCGGGCTCTCGCCGGGGAGGTGACGCTTTGTGGGGATCGTGCTGGGAAAGGCAAAAAAGTTTTGCGCCAGCTCAGGAGCCACTGACCTCGTGCCAGGAGAAAGGAACGGGTCACGGGGCTCATTCTTGAGCCAAACGAGGGTGGCCTTCGGTAGTGAGAGAATATAATCTTTGCAATCATCTAGCTTGCGGGCGAAGGGTTGACTCAGAAAGGAGTCAATCCCGAAAAAAAAAGCTTTTTGGGACAAGCCTACCCGTTGAGTAGAGTTGGGCGCAGGCGCTGGGGGCTTGCCAAGGGAAAACGAGATTTTGCCAATTTGCAAAAAACCTTGCAAGAACTGACCGGAAGCTAAGCCGATGAATGGTGGAAAGCGTTCTACCTTGTTTCTGACATTTTCTTTTCGGCCGGACAAAAGAGGGAATCCCACGGGGAAGACTGTGGTGCATCCACGGGAAAGACCGAAAGAATATCGCCCGGGTGCCGGTTTTCCATCCTGGCAACTGGTTTTTCTTTTCGTTTTTTGCGTTTTCTTTCCGGTTCTTTGGGAAAGGAACCTCTTTGAAGCGTGGGCCGAAACGCCTAGAGAAAACCCAGCACCTTCTTCGGCACTAGCTCGTCTGCCTGGGGTTATGATCAATTTGTCAGACTTTGGTGCTACCGACATGGCCTATCTTTCGCTTCCCCTGCAGGTACCCAAGGGGGGAGTGATTTTGGTGCATGGCAAGTGGGGATTAGAGGAGGGGATGAAACAGTTTACCCACAGATTTGCCAAGGAGGGGTTTGTGGCGCTGGCAGTGGATCTCTTTAACGGGCAAACGGCAGACGACCCCGAGATGGCCGAGGATCTGGTTCGGACTCTGCATCCCGAATCAGCCGAAACGACTCTCCAGGCGGCTGTGCGGTTTTTAAAGGAAAGCCCACGATTTCATGTGGACCATGTCGGACTGGTGGGGTGGGGAAACGGGGCAACTGTCCTTTTGGAGGTTGCCTCGCGGTTAAAAGATGTGGACGCCCTTGTGGTCTTCTATCCGGAGGGGATTTCAGGGCGAAAGTTTGAAGAGCCTGCGGCTCCCGTCTGCGGCATTTTTGGTTTGGAAGATTCCCTTTTCCCTCCCGAAACGGCACGGCAGTTCATGGGAAGTCTAGAGAAAGTCAATAAGGAGACGCGTGCCTACTTTTTCCCGGGGGCACATGATTTTGCCGACCCCAAAAGCGCACACTGGAGGCCAGGTGTAACGGAAAAAGCCTTGCAGACGACGTGGCGTTTTCTCGAGGACCAGTACTCTCGGCATAAGCGCAAAAGGAACGGCTTTTGGAAAGAACTTTTCGGTAGCCTCCCGGGCTTGGGCTTAACCAGGTTGTCGAGCTTGTCTCTCACAAACCGGTGGATCATGTTAGGCAAACGGACCTATGGACAGAGAGTTTGCGGGGCGGCTCTTGGGCTACGCGCGAGGCAGTCCCTCTTGGAACATGGCGCTGGATGAGGTTCTCTTTGTGGGTGTGCGGCAACCGGTTCTCCGTTTTTATGGCTGGGATCAGCCCTGCTGGACGATTGGGTATTCCCAGTCCTGGAAGGAGGTGCCGGAGGGAGCCTGCTTCATTCGGCGGATCACCGGTGGGGGAAGTGTCCTCCACGGCGAGGATCTTACCTATTCGCTCGTTGTTCCAAGGGAATGTGAGTTTGCTCGGCTTTCTCCGCGTGAGTCGTACCGGCGGATTCATGGAGCACTTCGGGATGCATTGGGCAAGCTGGGGTTGTCCGCCGATTTGGCTCGAGAGATGGATGGGTGTGCGTCCCCTCGATGTTTTGACAGTGCCACTATCTTTGACGTGACCGTGAAGGGACGAAAGATCGCAGGGGGAGCTCAGAGAAGGTCAAAAAAAGGTTTGCTTCACCAGGGATCGATTCGATTGGACGCGATTTCTGACTGGGAAGCGTTGGAAGCAGTTTTTGCCTCCTTTTTGGCCTTGGAGCTCAAGGTCCACTGGACCATGGATTCCCCTACCCAGCAGGAGGGTCAAGAAGCCCACATGTTGGAGCGCTTGCGGTACACGAGCCCCGCTTGGAACAAGCGGTGGTAACAAGGGAAAAGCTGCACCGGGGTTTTTGTTTCCGCCTCCTTCGCCTGCGCTTTGCTATCGATGAAAGGTTTGGGTACTCTCGTCATCATCGTGGGAACGAACCGAGTAGGGGCAAGGAGCCGGCTGGTTGCCAGTCAAATTGCGGAGTTTTTTGTCCGGGAGCTCGAGGTAAGCGTCCAAGCGATGGATCTTGGCAAGCTGGATCCGGTGCTTTTTTCTCCGACCGCCTATCAAGTTCCTTCGCCCGTCGTGGTGGAGATGGAGAAAGAACTTGTACACTCTAGCGCAATGGTTGTGGTTTGTCCCGAATATAATGGGGGGATGCCCGGGATTGTAAAACTCTTCATTGATCTTCTCCCTCATCCCGAGCTTTTCGATGGCAAACCCGTGTGGCTCGTAGGAGTCGCCAGCGGACGTTTTGGAGGAGTCCGGGCGCTTGCGCAGCTCGAACAAGTTTTGTCGAGTCTGGGAGCCTACGTGTTTCCCAAAAAATTGTTTTTTCCTGGAATCGCAGTTCTTCTTTCGAACCGTTCACGAGTGGAAGACCCAAAGCTTTGCCAGTCGATGGCAGATCAGGCGCGCTTGTTTTGGAGTTTCGCCCAGCGAATGGGTTCCCCATCCCCAGCGCCGAGATAGCTTCGACGGGCAAAAAGCTTTTTTCGAACCCGCTTGCCTTAAGACCCAGGCCGGAGGTGCTCTACTGTGTCGGTGGCAGGCCACCGTCTACGGAAGGGTTGCGCAAGCCCGTACAAGCAAGACCGGTGCAAGCTTTTTGTAACCGATACGTTTTACGAAAACGACCAGGTTCATCGTGGTCTTTTTCTTTTCGACGTACCGGAAGGTGGAAGGCCGGCCAGAGGAGAGGCTCTGTTTTACCATGCTAGGGCCCGTGGCTCCTACCCCTGTTTTTCTCCACAAGGGCGCGCCAGAAACCTGGCCGCTGGACGTCCGGTGCCGAAAGAGGGGAATTTTCCCAGTCTGGTCGTCAGGGATCTTGGTAGATCGCTTCGTACTGGAGGGCTGCTTCGTCCCAAGAAAAAATCTTTCCCATGGCTCGTTTGCGGAGCCCAACAAGGGTAGACGGATCCTGGTAGACGCGCAGCGCCCTTTGGCAGGCTGACAAAAAAGCGGGCAGTTCATACGGGGAAAAGAGGAAACCGGTTCCTGTCTCAAACGGCTCGATTGCGTCCTGGATGGTGTCGGCCAATCCTCCAGTAGCATGAGCAATGGGGAGTGTTCCGTACCGAAGGGCGTACATCTGGGTAAGCCCACAAGGTTCAAACGCGGAGGGCATAAGAAGAAAATCGGCCCCTGCCAGGAATCGATGGGCCAGTCGTTCGGAGAAACGAAACTGGAGATGGAGCCGGTCGGGGTTTTGGCGGCTGAGCTCTTCTAAGGCCTTCTCCCATTTGGGGGTTCCCGTCCCCAGCACGGCGATCTGGCTTCCCCAGCTTAGAAGATAGGGCGTCGCTTGCAAGAGAAGTTCCACGCCTTTCTGTTCCACTAGCCTGCCCAGGAAAAGAAAGAGCGGGTCCGTGTGGGAAGGAAAACCCAGTTCCCGGCAGAGCACCTCTTTGCAGATTTCCTTCCCCTTGAGGTGACCGGCGTCAAACGAAGCTGGGATCTTGCGATCGGTTGCTGGGTTCCATCTCCGGTAGTCGGCCCCGTTTAGGATCCCAACGAGTTTTTGCCTATGGGCTTGGAGAACCCCTTCTAAGCCGTGTCCTCCTCCCGGAGATTGAATTTCTTGCGCATGCCTTGGGCTAACCGTCGTCACCCGGTTCGAAAAAACGATTCCGGCCTTTAAACAATTGATCTGGCCGTAAAACTCGATCCCTTCGGGCGTGAAATATTCCCATGGGAGGTTGGTGAGTTCAAAATCGGCTGCCGGAAACTTCCCCTGATAAGCGATATTATGAATGGTAAATACTGTCTTTATTTGCGGGCATTCTCTTCTTGCGATTACTGCCGCCAGACCGGTATGCCAGTCATGGAGATGAAGGACGTCGGGGCGGGGAGAGAGCCGTTGGGCGATCTGTACCACGGCTTTGCTAAAGAAAAAAAACCGGCTGGCGTTATCCGCGTAATCCCTTCCAGGAGGTCCATAGAGATAGGATCGATCAAAAAATTCGTCCTTCTCAATCAGAAGCAAGGGAGGGCTATCAGAGGTTTGTCCCCGCCAGAGGTGAGCGACGTGCTTGGTCCGGCCGAGAACCACCTCCAGTTCA
The genomic region above belongs to Candidatus Methylacidithermus pantelleriae and contains:
- a CDS encoding dienelactone hydrolase family protein; the protein is MVHPRERPKEYRPGAGFPSWQLVFLFVFCVFFPVLWERNLFEAWAETPRENPAPSSALARLPGVMINLSDFGATDMAYLSLPLQVPKGGVILVHGKWGLEEGMKQFTHRFAKEGFVALAVDLFNGQTADDPEMAEDLVRTLHPESAETTLQAAVRFLKESPRFHVDHVGLVGWGNGATVLLEVASRLKDVDALVVFYPEGISGRKFEEPAAPVCGIFGLEDSLFPPETARQFMGSLEKVNKETRAYFFPGAHDFADPKSAHWRPGVTEKALQTTWRFLEDQYSRHKRKRNGFWKELFGSLPGLGLTRLSSLSLTNRWIMLGKRTYGQRVCGAALGLRARQSLLEHGAG
- a CDS encoding lipoate--protein ligase family protein; this translates as MALDEVLFVGVRQPVLRFYGWDQPCWTIGYSQSWKEVPEGACFIRRITGGGSVLHGEDLTYSLVVPRECEFARLSPRESYRRIHGALRDALGKLGLSADLAREMDGCASPRCFDSATIFDVTVKGRKIAGGAQRRSKKGLLHQGSIRLDAISDWEALEAVFASFLALELKVHWTMDSPTQQEGQEAHMLERLRYTSPAWNKRW
- a CDS encoding NADPH-dependent FMN reductase is translated as MGTLVIIVGTNRVGARSRLVASQIAEFFVRELEVSVQAMDLGKLDPVLFSPTAYQVPSPVVVEMEKELVHSSAMVVVCPEYNGGMPGIVKLFIDLLPHPELFDGKPVWLVGVASGRFGGVRALAQLEQVLSSLGAYVFPKKLFFPGIAVLLSNRSRVEDPKLCQSMADQARLFWSFAQRMGSPSPAPR
- the glgA gene encoding glycogen synthase GlgA, producing the protein MVILFAATELAPYAKTGGLADVLASLPSALGSRGHQVRICLPFYRRAIRKLRSLQSMGIELEVVLGRTKHVAHLWRGQTSDSPPLLLIEKDEFFDRSYLYGPPGRDYADNASRFFFFSKAVVQIAQRLSPRPDVLHLHDWHTGLAAVIARRECPQIKTVFTIHNIAYQGKFPAADFELTNLPWEYFTPEGIEFYGQINCLKAGIVFSNRVTTVSPRHAQEIQSPGGGHGLEGVLQAHRQKLVGILNGADYRRWNPATDRKIPASFDAGHLKGKEICKEVLCRELGFPSHTDPLFLFLGRLVEQKGVELLLQATPYLLSWGSQIAVLGTGTPKWEKALEELSRQNPDRLHLQFRFSERLAHRFLAGADFLLMPSAFEPCGLTQMYALRYGTLPIAHATGGLADTIQDAIEPFETGTGFLFSPYELPAFLSACQRALRVYQDPSTLVGLRKRAMGKIFSWDEAALQYEAIYQDP